The Flavobacterium sp. 123 genome contains a region encoding:
- a CDS encoding SIR2 family protein, with translation MNSTNPFESELVNWKNLFQDCNINFLIGSGLSNPFFGTLGQIEVWLTKLEENHSIEQDLKDFIKASLYGSYYQVAMRDNVDVYKAKDLEDIIVEKPSTKNEMLSNTYKGYKDFLRTLNQILYNRRSNTVNKQVNLFTTNIDIFFEKVIDDLNLHYNDGFNGIFRKRFSLSNFKKSFYQKSLHYDNIAEIPVYNLLKIHGSITWRLVGSEIQFKGIALIKSINELLNESELLDIVQLDNDIWNLEERCTTIDDIIKEAEKLKSIPDVSEFINEYEKLQVVNPTKEKFKDTTFNKTYYEMLRLYANELEKENSILYIMGFSMADEHIRDITFRAIKSNPTLKVFICSYTESASDIIANLKSDNVDLKDFHNVELINPFDGFTIHKFNEHILFPLLQSIKTN, from the coding sequence ATGAATAGTACAAACCCTTTTGAAAGCGAATTAGTTAATTGGAAAAATTTATTTCAAGATTGTAATATTAACTTCTTAATTGGCTCTGGACTGTCAAATCCTTTTTTCGGAACATTAGGTCAAATTGAAGTTTGGTTAACAAAACTAGAGGAAAACCATTCAATTGAACAAGATTTAAAAGATTTCATAAAAGCTTCATTATATGGGAGTTATTATCAAGTGGCAATGAGAGATAATGTCGATGTATACAAAGCTAAAGATTTGGAAGATATTATTGTTGAAAAACCTAGTACTAAGAATGAAATGCTGTCGAATACATATAAGGGCTACAAGGATTTTTTAAGAACATTAAATCAGATACTATATAATAGAAGAAGTAATACTGTAAATAAACAAGTCAATCTTTTCACAACTAATATTGACATTTTTTTTGAGAAAGTTATTGATGATTTAAACCTGCATTATAATGATGGCTTTAATGGTATTTTTAGAAAAAGATTTAGCTTAAGCAATTTTAAAAAATCATTTTATCAAAAAAGTTTACATTATGACAATATTGCTGAAATACCAGTTTATAATTTATTAAAAATACACGGCTCGATTACTTGGCGATTAGTTGGTTCAGAAATTCAATTTAAAGGCATAGCATTAATAAAGTCTATAAATGAATTGCTAAATGAATCTGAATTGTTAGATATAGTACAATTGGATAATGATATTTGGAATTTAGAAGAAAGATGTACTACAATTGATGATATAATTAAAGAAGCTGAGAAATTAAAATCGATACCAGACGTTTCCGAATTTATTAATGAGTACGAAAAATTGCAAGTAGTAAATCCTACTAAAGAAAAATTCAAGGATACTACTTTTAATAAAACCTACTATGAAATGTTACGTCTTTATGCAAATGAACTTGAAAAAGAAAATTCAATATTATATATTATGGGATTTTCAATGGCTGATGAACATATAAGGGACATTACTTTTAGAGCAATCAAATCAAACCCCACATTGAAGGTTTTTATTTGTTCATATACTGAAAGTGCTAGTGATATAATTGCAAACTTAAAATCAGACAACGTAGATTTGAAAGACTTTCATAATGTCGAATTAATAAACCCATTTGATGGTTTTACAATTCATAAGTTTAATGAGCATATACTTTTTCCTCTTTTACAAAGTATTAAAACTAATTAA
- a CDS encoding helix-turn-helix transcriptional regulator: protein MEILRLKELMTQKGMSREDLASKVGVSMTTISNINSEKNLPTIHLLLQIAEALDVDIREMFIPTKGTAVSQMEIDEAKKLLEKSLKVLNGNKN from the coding sequence ATGGAAATTCTAAGACTAAAGGAGTTGATGACTCAAAAAGGAATGAGCCGTGAAGATTTGGCAAGTAAAGTTGGGGTGTCAATGACTACGATAAGTAATATTAACTCAGAAAAAAATTTACCTACAATACATTTGTTATTGCAGATAGCTGAAGCTTTAGATGTTGATATTAGAGAAATGTTTATTCCAACAAAAGGTACTGCTGTTTCTCAAATGGAAATCGACGAGGCTAAAAAATTGCTTGAAAAAAGTCTTAAAGTTCTTAACGGAAATAAAAATTAA
- a CDS encoding ATP-binding protein: protein MKEDLQKDSIFKVGKVTSVEGRTIKIEVDKAKNSSHLLYNGETIRNISVNSYIKITKGFVKIIGKVDGEFIIEDKIYLDKNYTSERKKIKRVLIVRLMGFFSSKGFERGIKELPLINNECFLLDKQEFQEVHKFVKKGDLPLVVGTLTHESGQTVEIGISELFASHIGIFGNTGSGKSYTLAKIYNKLFTIFEKEPKFNKNAKFLLFDFNGEYNSDNSIIPNKKVYNLSTRSHTHKDRLVFNETDLLDKELFSILANATEKTQKPFISRTIDFYKKTLSTDKGIEYFKNVFRKRVIEVYKMADKEKAFLLLDYFKSIIPPIYDEYGIEIDPASDVDFHNRSQEFTLNGVFLRTNPEVIKKTLLYESVSNYEFPINFISKIIHFLYFQLVYDVLSNRAQNEHIAPVINKLNSFHKDIEKVIEIKSEEEADFWDNNFFCVVNLNETNTYLKKTIPLLVSFKLYAEHKKSNSKKKEKSLNIIIDEAHNILSYASDRESETWKDYRLETFEEIIKEGRKFGVFLTIASQRPSDISSTIISQLHNFFLHRLINNNDIIAVEKTISYLDKVSFESLPILPTGTCVIAGQCIQVPVMVDISEMDKKFEPDNKTIKLVSNWI from the coding sequence ATGAAAGAGGATTTACAAAAAGATTCAATTTTCAAAGTTGGAAAAGTAACTTCTGTTGAAGGAAGAACAATCAAAATAGAAGTTGATAAAGCAAAAAACAGTTCGCATCTTTTGTACAATGGAGAAACAATTAGAAATATTTCTGTAAATAGTTATATTAAAATTACAAAAGGGTTTGTCAAAATAATAGGTAAGGTTGACGGTGAATTCATTATTGAAGATAAAATCTATTTAGATAAAAATTATACTAGTGAAAGGAAAAAAATCAAAAGAGTCCTTATTGTTCGGTTGATGGGTTTCTTCAGTAGTAAAGGTTTTGAAAGAGGAATTAAAGAACTTCCATTAATTAATAATGAATGTTTTTTGTTAGATAAACAGGAATTTCAAGAAGTTCATAAATTCGTAAAAAAGGGTGATTTGCCATTAGTAGTTGGTACACTTACTCACGAGTCGGGACAAACAGTTGAAATTGGAATTAGTGAATTATTTGCAAGTCACATAGGTATTTTTGGGAATACGGGAAGCGGAAAATCATATACTCTAGCAAAAATTTACAATAAACTATTTACAATATTTGAAAAAGAGCCTAAATTTAATAAGAACGCTAAATTTTTATTGTTTGATTTCAATGGAGAATATAATAGTGATAACAGCATAATACCAAATAAGAAGGTATACAACCTCTCGACAAGAAGTCATACACATAAAGATAGATTAGTATTCAACGAAACTGATTTACTTGATAAAGAATTATTTTCAATACTTGCAAATGCGACTGAGAAAACACAAAAGCCTTTTATTTCAAGAACAATTGATTTCTACAAAAAAACATTAAGTACAGATAAAGGTATTGAGTATTTTAAAAATGTTTTTCGTAAAAGAGTAATAGAAGTCTATAAAATGGCAGACAAGGAAAAAGCTTTTTTACTTTTAGATTATTTTAAAAGCATTATACCTCCAATCTACGATGAATATGGTATTGAGATTGACCCTGCATCAGATGTTGATTTTCATAATAGAAGTCAAGAATTTACTTTAAATGGTGTTTTTTTACGTACAAATCCAGAAGTTATTAAAAAGACATTACTTTATGAATCTGTATCGAATTATGAATTTCCTATTAATTTTATTTCTAAGATAATTCACTTTCTGTATTTCCAACTTGTGTATGATGTTCTTAGTAATCGAGCACAAAATGAACATATTGCTCCTGTAATTAATAAGTTAAATAGTTTTCATAAAGACATTGAAAAAGTAATAGAAATCAAAAGTGAAGAAGAAGCTGATTTTTGGGATAATAATTTTTTTTGTGTAGTTAATTTAAATGAAACTAATACTTATTTAAAAAAGACAATTCCATTATTAGTTTCCTTCAAACTATATGCAGAACATAAAAAAAGTAATTCAAAAAAGAAAGAAAAATCATTGAATATCATTATAGATGAGGCACATAATATTTTATCATATGCTTCTGATAGAGAAAGTGAAACGTGGAAAGATTATCGACTTGAAACATTTGAAGAGATAATAAAAGAAGGTAGAAAGTTCGGAGTATTTTTAACAATTGCAAGTCAAAGGCCTTCGGATATATCTTCAACGATTATTTCTCAACTACATAATTTCTTTTTGCATAGATTAATTAACAACAATGATATTATAGCAGTAGAAAAAACTATTTCATATTTGGACAAAGTATCCTTTGAATCGTTACCTATTTTACCAACTGGAACTTGTGTTATAGCTGGACAGTGTATTCAAGTTCCTGTAATGGTTGACATATCTGAAATGGATAAAAAGTTTGAGCCTGATAATAAAACAATAAAACTAGTTTCGAATTGGATATAA